A genomic region of Gemmata massiliana contains the following coding sequences:
- a CDS encoding RNA polymerase sigma factor yields MENSAAFPELLAGFRAGDSASINALCERYAPFLRAAVRRQLHPGLRTRFDSLDFVQDVWASFLAIPAERYTFDTPEALLAFLNRMAHNRVVEVFRQRFGTQKDDITRERAVNSEDGSDQIRAPVPTASQLVIADEEWDRLRGRFPEGHRVVLELLRDGHSYEDIARLSGVSLSTVNRIVRRLKDFTDS; encoded by the coding sequence GTGGAAAATTCGGCCGCGTTCCCAGAACTCCTAGCGGGGTTCCGAGCCGGGGATTCGGCGTCCATTAACGCCCTGTGCGAGCGGTACGCGCCCTTCCTGCGCGCCGCGGTGCGCCGGCAGTTGCACCCCGGGCTGCGCACGCGGTTCGATTCGCTCGATTTCGTTCAGGACGTCTGGGCGTCGTTCCTCGCTATACCCGCCGAGCGATACACGTTCGATACCCCGGAAGCGCTGCTCGCCTTTTTGAACCGCATGGCGCACAACCGCGTCGTCGAGGTGTTCCGCCAGCGGTTCGGCACGCAAAAAGATGACATTACCCGCGAACGGGCCGTGAATTCCGAGGACGGCAGCGACCAGATTCGGGCGCCGGTCCCCACCGCGAGCCAGTTGGTGATCGCCGACGAGGAATGGGATCGGCTGCGCGGCCGGTTCCCCGAGGGCCACCGGGTGGTCCTCGAACTGCTGCGCGACGGTCACAGTTACGAGGACATCGCCCGGCTCTCGGGCGTCAGCTTGAGCACCGTGAACCGGATCGTGCGCCGGTTAAAAGACTTCACCGATTCGTAA
- a CDS encoding c-type cytochrome domain-containing protein — translation MARRYQRGYDSDDLAPVPAGGLSSNGQWLFGSLYAALILIGFSFGVWAGASKPKTFEVAEAKKEPAEKPDRGAPPVKPVTPPPAEPKTNPMPPVEQKPVEREPEPKPPEPKKEPEVKPAEPKPKEPAPKPPEPKPPEPKKVNVKPVSFKEVSKVFVAHCNNCHGSVGKPKAGIDLRTVAAILKGGADGDIVKPGDPEKSVLYLSLMADASKPMPPDGKQRPTEAEIKLVHDWIASGAKQRRRPVRGRRGFAPARFKNYSPNT, via the coding sequence ATGGCTCGACGCTACCAACGCGGATACGACTCCGACGACCTGGCGCCGGTCCCCGCCGGGGGGCTTTCGTCGAACGGGCAATGGCTCTTCGGCTCGCTCTACGCGGCCCTCATCCTCATTGGGTTTAGCTTCGGCGTGTGGGCGGGCGCGAGTAAGCCAAAAACCTTTGAAGTGGCCGAAGCCAAGAAGGAGCCCGCCGAGAAACCGGATCGCGGCGCGCCACCCGTGAAGCCGGTCACACCGCCCCCCGCCGAGCCGAAGACGAACCCGATGCCGCCCGTCGAGCAGAAGCCGGTCGAGCGGGAACCAGAGCCGAAGCCGCCCGAACCGAAAAAAGAGCCGGAGGTCAAACCGGCGGAACCGAAACCCAAAGAGCCGGCACCGAAACCGCCCGAGCCGAAGCCACCGGAACCGAAAAAGGTGAACGTGAAGCCGGTGTCGTTCAAGGAAGTGTCGAAAGTGTTCGTGGCCCACTGCAACAACTGTCACGGATCAGTCGGGAAGCCGAAAGCTGGTATCGACTTGCGCACGGTCGCGGCCATTCTGAAGGGCGGCGCGGACGGGGACATCGTGAAGCCGGGCGATCCCGAAAAGAGCGTGCTCTACCTCTCACTCATGGCGGACGCCTCGAAGCCGATGCCGCCGGACGGGAAGCAACGGCCGACCGAGGCCGAAATTAAACTCGTTCACGACTGGATCGCGAGCGGGGCCAAACAGCGCCGGCGCCCGGTTCGTGGGCGGCGCGGGTTCGCACCCGCGCGCTTCAAGAACTACTCACCGAATACGTAG
- a CDS encoding sugar phosphate nucleotidyltransferase: METYPLHGGALPLSRFAGNAPQRDWACAPQPHTAPGPTALQIVLICGGRGTRLGALNPQRRPKAMFPINGRPLAEHLWRQFRALSSSPPIVIHSADDRSAVEWGTALKGGAILCPQEAPDGVANAVALARPHLTGPALVLLGDVVLAGTFPGPWPEPPAVGVWSEGTDATTVNNFGVQVRDGHVDELVEKPAPGSGLVCGIGAYLLGVEHLRAFRYTPKHPRTGEREITEALRELVRRGHRLRTLPFAGTYLNVNEPGDVAIASQLLPVPRTTAA; this comes from the coding sequence ATGGAAACGTATCCCCTGCATGGCGGCGCACTTCCTCTCAGCCGGTTCGCCGGGAATGCCCCCCAGCGCGATTGGGCCTGCGCCCCGCAGCCCCACACCGCTCCCGGACCCACTGCGCTCCAGATCGTACTGATTTGTGGAGGTCGGGGAACTCGGCTGGGGGCGCTCAACCCCCAACGACGCCCCAAGGCGATGTTTCCAATTAACGGGCGCCCGCTAGCCGAGCACCTGTGGCGGCAGTTCCGCGCGCTGAGCAGTTCGCCGCCCATCGTCATCCACTCCGCGGACGACCGCAGTGCGGTGGAATGGGGCACCGCACTCAAGGGAGGGGCAATCCTGTGCCCACAGGAGGCGCCCGACGGCGTCGCCAACGCCGTCGCTCTCGCGCGGCCCCACCTGACGGGGCCGGCGCTGGTCTTACTGGGCGACGTCGTGTTGGCCGGAACATTCCCGGGACCGTGGCCCGAGCCCCCAGCGGTGGGGGTGTGGTCCGAGGGGACCGACGCGACGACGGTGAACAACTTCGGGGTCCAGGTCCGGGACGGGCACGTCGACGAGTTGGTCGAGAAGCCCGCGCCTGGGTCGGGACTCGTCTGCGGAATCGGTGCTTACCTGTTGGGGGTGGAACACCTGCGTGCGTTCCGCTACACTCCAAAACACCCCCGCACCGGTGAGCGGGAGATCACAGAAGCCCTGCGCGAGCTCGTTCGCCGCGGGCACCGGCTCCGAACACTGCCCTTCGCCGGTACTTACCTCAACGTCAACGAGCCTGGGGATGTGGCCATCGCGAGCCAACTCTTGCCCGTGCCCCGAACGACAGCCGCCTGA
- a CDS encoding DUF1549 domain-containing protein — MKLYRYIAALLLIGGALPALAQEKLPDGAKVTKLDVRPTTIELSGPFAYSQLLVTATLDSGEAVDVTRIAKVSPPKVAAVNAGLVRPTTDGTGEVEVSLAGLAAKVPVTVKGFGADKPVSFVTDVQPVLSKLGCNAGTCHGAQAGKNGFKLSLRGYDPLYDFRALTDDLEGRRFNRAAPEKSLMLMKPAGAVPHQGGVTMTAGDPNYELVRKWISQGLKLDLDAVRVTSLEIFPKNPIVGRIGQKQQFAAVATYADGRRRDVTAETFIESSNTEVATVDKTGVVATLRRGETTMLARYEGAYAASTIVIMGDRSGFEWKQQPVYNYVDDLVDVKLKKVKVQASDLADDAAFLRRVYLDLTGLPPTGEQVRQFTADARDGRVKREAVVDSLVGSDAFVEHWSNKWADMLMVNRKFLGDVGATAFRKWIRDAVAENRPYDKFAYQILTATGSNVENPPGAYYKTLRTPDAVMENTTQLFLAVRFNCNKCHDHPFEKWTQDQYFSLAAYFAQVGRAPDPKYRGQTLGGTAVEGAKPLVEVISDLKAGEIKHDRTSENAKAGFPYSVSVQQPAEASRREQVAKWITASQNQYFAKSYVNRVWSYLLGVGIIEPVDDIRAGNPPTNPELLDKLTADFVASGFDTQKLIKTICKSRTYQLSLATNRWNKDDEINYSHALARRLPAEVLFDTIHRATGSQSRLPGLPAGARAAQLLDSNVELPGGFLDIFNKPVRETSCECERGTGLNIGPIMAMVNGPVVGDAIKDPNNRLNKLVLAEKDDAKVADEIYLAVLNRLPSAAERKAAIAAIRAAAVDHAAQLAEYKPKLDAFNTYKATLDAKQAAWEESLKAQKPTAWTPLEVRRAQAQMPDTKLMVNKDGSVLVGGKVPDTDLYTIHGLTEIDKPITALRLEVLADPTLPAKGPGRAENGNFVLNEFRLTYKAFDKPDAPATAIKLKALAAIFSQETFPAANAVDGNPGTGWATAPRLGVDNAALYKFDKPVSDPAGGYFTAILDQRYGGKHTIGKFRLSVTTDANPKLQSSVSPAQLALLETPLDKRTPAQKDALRQMYLAQDKEYARLAADTADAPPADARVLGAQDLVWALINNPAFLFNH; from the coding sequence ATGAAGCTCTACCGATATATTGCGGCCCTGCTTCTGATCGGCGGTGCGCTGCCGGCCCTCGCGCAAGAGAAATTGCCTGATGGGGCGAAGGTCACGAAGCTCGACGTGCGCCCCACGACGATCGAACTGAGCGGGCCGTTCGCGTACTCGCAACTGCTCGTGACTGCGACACTCGATAGCGGCGAAGCCGTCGACGTGACGCGCATCGCGAAAGTGTCTCCCCCCAAAGTCGCAGCCGTGAACGCCGGGTTGGTCCGGCCCACCACCGACGGCACCGGCGAAGTCGAAGTGTCGCTCGCGGGGCTTGCGGCCAAAGTACCTGTAACCGTGAAGGGATTCGGCGCGGACAAGCCGGTCAGCTTCGTCACCGACGTGCAACCGGTTCTCAGCAAACTCGGGTGCAACGCGGGCACCTGTCACGGCGCGCAAGCCGGGAAGAACGGGTTCAAGCTCTCGCTCCGCGGGTACGATCCGCTGTACGACTTCCGCGCACTCACCGACGACCTCGAAGGGCGCCGGTTCAACCGCGCCGCCCCGGAAAAGAGCCTCATGCTGATGAAACCGGCCGGGGCCGTGCCGCACCAGGGCGGGGTAACGATGACGGCCGGTGACCCGAATTACGAACTCGTGCGCAAGTGGATCTCCCAGGGCCTGAAACTCGACCTCGATGCGGTCCGCGTGACGTCGCTCGAAATCTTCCCGAAGAACCCGATCGTCGGGCGCATCGGGCAGAAGCAGCAGTTCGCCGCGGTCGCCACTTACGCCGACGGTCGGCGCCGCGACGTGACCGCCGAAACGTTCATCGAGAGCAGCAACACCGAAGTCGCCACCGTGGACAAGACCGGGGTGGTCGCCACGCTGCGCCGCGGCGAAACGACGATGCTCGCCCGCTACGAGGGGGCCTACGCCGCGAGCACGATCGTCATCATGGGCGACCGCTCGGGTTTCGAGTGGAAACAGCAGCCCGTTTACAACTACGTCGACGATCTGGTCGATGTGAAACTGAAGAAGGTCAAGGTGCAGGCCAGCGACCTCGCGGACGACGCCGCGTTCCTGCGCCGCGTGTATTTGGACCTCACGGGTCTCCCGCCCACGGGCGAGCAGGTGCGCCAGTTCACCGCGGACGCCCGCGACGGCCGCGTGAAGCGCGAGGCGGTGGTTGATTCGCTCGTCGGGAGCGATGCGTTCGTCGAACACTGGTCGAACAAGTGGGCCGACATGCTGATGGTGAACCGGAAGTTCCTCGGCGACGTCGGCGCGACCGCGTTCCGCAAGTGGATTCGCGACGCGGTGGCCGAGAACCGGCCCTACGACAAGTTCGCGTACCAGATCCTCACCGCGACCGGCTCGAACGTGGAGAACCCGCCGGGCGCGTACTACAAGACGCTCCGCACGCCCGACGCGGTGATGGAGAACACCACGCAACTGTTCCTCGCGGTGCGGTTCAACTGCAACAAGTGCCACGACCACCCGTTCGAGAAGTGGACCCAGGACCAATACTTCAGCCTCGCGGCGTACTTCGCACAGGTCGGCCGGGCGCCGGACCCGAAGTACCGCGGGCAGACGCTCGGTGGCACCGCCGTTGAGGGCGCGAAGCCGCTCGTCGAGGTCATCAGCGACCTGAAGGCTGGGGAGATCAAGCACGACCGCACGAGCGAGAACGCGAAGGCGGGCTTCCCGTACTCAGTGTCGGTGCAGCAGCCCGCGGAAGCGTCGCGCCGGGAACAGGTTGCGAAGTGGATCACCGCGTCGCAGAACCAGTATTTCGCGAAGAGTTACGTGAACCGAGTGTGGAGTTACCTGCTCGGCGTCGGCATCATCGAGCCGGTGGACGACATCCGCGCCGGGAACCCGCCGACCAACCCGGAACTGCTCGACAAGCTGACCGCGGACTTCGTGGCGAGCGGCTTCGACACGCAGAAGCTCATTAAAACGATCTGCAAGAGCCGCACGTACCAGCTCTCGCTCGCGACGAACCGGTGGAACAAGGACGACGAAATCAACTACTCCCACGCACTGGCCCGGCGGCTCCCGGCCGAGGTGCTGTTCGACACGATCCACCGCGCCACCGGGTCGCAGTCGCGGTTACCGGGGCTGCCCGCGGGCGCCCGGGCCGCTCAACTGCTCGACAGTAACGTGGAACTGCCGGGGGGGTTCCTCGACATCTTCAACAAGCCGGTGCGCGAAACCTCGTGCGAGTGCGAGCGCGGCACCGGGTTGAACATCGGGCCGATCATGGCGATGGTGAACGGCCCCGTCGTGGGGGACGCCATCAAAGACCCGAACAACCGGCTGAACAAACTCGTTCTCGCGGAGAAAGACGACGCGAAAGTGGCCGACGAGATCTACCTCGCGGTGCTGAACCGGCTCCCGTCTGCGGCAGAACGCAAGGCCGCGATTGCCGCGATCCGGGCCGCTGCCGTCGACCACGCGGCGCAGCTCGCCGAGTACAAGCCGAAGCTGGACGCCTTCAACACGTACAAGGCGACACTCGATGCGAAACAGGCCGCGTGGGAAGAATCGCTGAAAGCCCAAAAGCCGACCGCGTGGACCCCGCTCGAAGTACGCCGGGCGCAGGCCCAGATGCCCGACACGAAATTGATGGTCAACAAGGACGGCTCGGTCCTCGTGGGCGGGAAGGTTCCCGACACCGACCTCTACACGATTCACGGCCTCACCGAGATCGATAAGCCGATCACCGCGCTGCGGCTCGAAGTGCTCGCCGACCCGACGCTGCCCGCGAAGGGGCCGGGGCGGGCGGAGAACGGGAACTTCGTGCTCAACGAGTTCCGGCTGACGTACAAGGCGTTCGACAAACCGGACGCCCCCGCCACGGCGATCAAGCTGAAGGCGCTCGCGGCGATCTTCTCGCAGGAGACGTTCCCGGCCGCGAACGCCGTGGACGGGAACCCCGGGACCGGCTGGGCCACTGCTCCTCGACTTGGTGTGGATAACGCGGCGCTCTACAAGTTCGACAAGCCGGTGAGTGACCCGGCCGGGGGGTACTTCACCGCGATCCTCGATCAGCGGTACGGCGGGAAGCACACCATCGGCAAGTTCCGGCTGTCGGTGACGACGGACGCGAACCCGAAGCTGCAAAGCTCGGTGAGCCCGGCCCAACTCGCGCTGCTCGAAACGCCGCTCGACAAGCGGACCCCGGCCCAGAAGGACGCGCTCCGGCAGATGTACCTAGCCCAGGACAAGGAGTACGCCCGGCTCGCGGCTGATACCGCGGACGCCCCGCCCGCCGACGCCCGTGTGCTGGGCGCCCAAGACTTGGTTTGGGCACTCATCAACAACCCGGCGTTCCTGTTCAACCACTAA
- a CDS encoding transposase produces the protein MSRRCAAGGRPARAQKAGRVPATVLQLASCDWPIWATNVPPRVLSTSEVDTVYRCRWQIELVSERAKSLGAALAAQRFRALRVQVELWAKLLGMVVMHWAVLLSGTCLETQATRIPNAGARKLYAVT, from the coding sequence ATGTCGCGGCGTTGCGCCGCCGGCGGTCGCCCTGCCCGGGCACAGAAAGCCGGTCGCGTTCCCGCGACGGTGCTGCAACTGGCGTCGTGCGACTGGCCGATATGGGCAACGAACGTCCCGCCGAGGGTTCTGAGCACGTCGGAGGTGGACACGGTGTACCGCTGCCGGTGGCAGATCGAGTTGGTCTCCGAGCGCGCGAAATCGCTGGGCGCCGCGCTCGCCGCCCAGCGATTTCGCGCGTTGCGCGTGCAGGTGGAGTTGTGGGCCAAGTTGCTGGGCATGGTGGTGATGCACTGGGCGGTGTTGCTGAGCGGAACGTGCCTCGAAACACAAGCCACTCGCATTCCAAACGCTGGCGCTCGTAAACTCTACGCCGTAACTTGA
- a CDS encoding serine/threonine-protein kinase produces the protein MPTNSPSLLVPATADALVESLKRAWRRGDPPNAADALRDHPELLRHRSLVVDLAYEEYCLREEAGSAPEPEQFCRQLPVFVSQVREVIRGHRVFADHPELFSTPEVNWPKPGDNFEGLTIERELGRGGFARVYLARDPATGNRPVALKLSQHASGEAGTLGLIAHPHIVAVHWARRVQGLHAICMSFVGAATLADVIESTFHGPTANQPRSAQTVLGVTDSTAAPAVHSVPFLTGRESYPNTVAQFALQLADALAYLHQLNVSHGDLKPSNIILGPSGHPYLIDFNLATGLDDALIRCGGTIPYMAPERLRVLLGEREGVGTAAPTDVYSLGAVLFEALTGLLPFKPGSFLDPKDLARDLLRRQALVPPSAATCNPEVPGALAKIIASCLQFDPQNRPTAQALVQQLRHHLDRRARRKRALLAGCGLLGSIALAWQIATTGTDPQPRPEVAAPTSPAPVPAKPTTPDEFFQRGCEFLRNDDIASALKDFSDARVARPDGPSTAFLAHCYARSSNHKVAATLYKEAAKDFAYNKAWVHSNRANSLIRMGTLDDFREAITEATAALKLDPALRAARLNRMQARFLLDLDPKTEVLKNPDECLADLEAVMAQGPYTVDLFHKAAHVMAAAEYGHEERCARAVGWLRESVKLGYDAKILAQDPVFRVHLTGRADFAEVTKMPSGERPKHTQNLHIVNPLESIPPAR, from the coding sequence ATGCCCACTAACAGCCCTTCACTCCTCGTCCCCGCAACGGCGGACGCACTCGTTGAATCCCTGAAGCGCGCGTGGCGCCGGGGCGATCCACCCAACGCCGCCGATGCACTCCGTGATCACCCGGAACTGCTCCGGCACCGGTCCCTGGTCGTGGACCTGGCTTACGAAGAATACTGCCTCCGGGAAGAAGCGGGCTCTGCACCCGAGCCGGAGCAATTCTGCCGGCAGCTCCCGGTGTTCGTGTCCCAGGTTCGGGAAGTGATCCGCGGACACCGGGTCTTCGCCGATCACCCCGAACTCTTTTCCACGCCAGAAGTTAACTGGCCCAAACCTGGGGACAACTTTGAGGGACTGACCATCGAGCGCGAGTTGGGGCGCGGTGGGTTCGCCCGCGTGTACCTGGCCCGCGACCCCGCCACTGGGAACCGGCCCGTCGCCCTGAAGCTCTCTCAGCACGCCTCCGGTGAGGCGGGGACGCTCGGGCTGATCGCTCACCCCCACATCGTCGCCGTCCACTGGGCGCGGCGTGTGCAGGGGCTGCACGCGATCTGCATGTCGTTCGTGGGGGCCGCAACGCTCGCCGATGTGATCGAGTCTACTTTTCACGGTCCGACAGCGAACCAGCCGCGCTCGGCCCAAACGGTACTCGGGGTCACCGACTCGACCGCAGCGCCTGCGGTACATAGTGTCCCATTCCTGACCGGTCGCGAGTCCTATCCCAATACTGTCGCTCAATTTGCGTTGCAATTGGCGGACGCCCTGGCGTACCTGCACCAGTTGAACGTGAGCCACGGCGACCTGAAACCGTCCAACATCATCCTCGGCCCAAGCGGGCACCCGTACCTGATCGACTTTAACCTCGCGACCGGATTGGACGACGCCCTGATTCGGTGCGGAGGAACAATACCGTACATGGCTCCCGAACGGCTCCGCGTACTCCTCGGTGAGCGCGAGGGAGTGGGGACCGCCGCACCGACGGACGTTTACTCCTTGGGCGCGGTGCTGTTCGAGGCGCTTACGGGGCTATTGCCGTTCAAGCCGGGATCGTTCCTCGATCCGAAGGATCTGGCCCGCGACCTGCTACGCCGCCAAGCGCTCGTGCCGCCCAGCGCGGCCACTTGCAACCCGGAAGTACCTGGGGCGCTCGCGAAAATCATCGCAAGCTGCTTGCAATTCGACCCGCAGAATCGCCCCACGGCGCAAGCTCTGGTTCAACAGCTCCGACACCACCTGGACCGGCGCGCGCGGCGCAAGCGGGCGCTCCTCGCCGGGTGCGGGTTACTCGGCAGCATCGCGCTGGCCTGGCAAATCGCGACGACCGGTACGGATCCACAACCCCGGCCCGAAGTCGCCGCCCCTACCAGTCCGGCGCCCGTGCCCGCGAAACCGACTACGCCCGATGAATTCTTCCAGCGCGGATGCGAGTTCCTCCGGAACGACGACATCGCCTCGGCTCTGAAGGACTTCAGCGACGCCAGGGTCGCGAGACCGGACGGCCCGAGCACGGCCTTCCTCGCACACTGCTACGCCCGATCCAGTAACCACAAGGTCGCCGCGACTTTGTACAAGGAAGCAGCGAAGGATTTCGCCTACAACAAGGCCTGGGTCCACTCCAACCGGGCCAACAGCCTGATCCGGATGGGCACCCTCGACGACTTCCGCGAGGCGATCACCGAGGCCACGGCCGCCCTGAAACTCGACCCGGCCCTTCGTGCCGCCCGGCTCAACCGCATGCAGGCCCGGTTCCTGCTCGACCTCGACCCGAAAACAGAGGTGCTGAAGAACCCGGATGAGTGCCTGGCCGACCTGGAAGCGGTTATGGCCCAGGGACCGTACACCGTGGATCTCTTTCACAAAGCCGCACACGTGATGGCCGCGGCCGAGTACGGTCACGAGGAGCGCTGTGCCCGTGCGGTGGGTTGGTTGCGAGAATCGGTGAAGCTCGGCTACGACGCCAAGATCCTCGCCCAGGACCCGGTGTTCCGGGTTCACCTGACCGGCCGCGCCGATTTTGCCGAAGTCACCAAGATGCCGTCCGGCGAGCGCCCCAAACACACCCAAAACCTGCACATTGTCAACCCGCTCGAATCGATTCCACCCGCGCGTTAG
- a CDS encoding WD40 domain-containing protein: protein MRIRYALFALAATSFPVSARADEPAKVSYFKDVRPIFQQHCNGCHQPAKPLGGYVMTTHADLLKPGDRGKVGVVAGKPAASHLVEQIKVLNNGKAEMPKGRDPLNPIQIKLVTDWIAQGAVDDTPASARAVVVDASNPPKYSAPPVVTGLAFSPDGKALATTGYHEILVYDTDRYALKARLIGISERVQSIAYSPDGKKLAAVGGAPGRFGEVQVWNPESEKLLISTPVTFDTLYGVSWSPDSKALAFGCSDNTVRAVDATSGKQILQMGTHSDWVLGTVFSQDGLHLVSVGRDMSMKLTEVPTQRFVDNVTSITPGALKGGLMAVDRRPMASSAKVRLWSTVHTLALPKRMQKVPVDTPGAKPNVYDEVIIAGSDGKPRLYKVHREVKREIGDDSNKVREYDAMPGRISTLAFNPEGTKFAAVSSLDGKGEVRVYDANTGSKIVCERVTGPVYAVAWHPGGVVIASAGFDGTVWLHNAATGKLLQSFVVLPKK, encoded by the coding sequence ATGCGGATTCGTTACGCTCTTTTTGCTCTCGCTGCAACTTCGTTTCCGGTCAGTGCTCGCGCCGATGAACCCGCGAAGGTGAGTTACTTCAAGGACGTGCGCCCGATCTTCCAGCAGCACTGCAACGGCTGCCACCAGCCCGCGAAGCCGCTCGGCGGCTACGTGATGACCACGCACGCCGACCTGCTCAAACCCGGTGATCGCGGGAAGGTCGGCGTCGTCGCGGGGAAGCCCGCGGCCAGCCACCTCGTCGAGCAGATCAAGGTGCTCAACAACGGTAAGGCCGAGATGCCGAAGGGCCGCGACCCGCTCAACCCGATTCAGATCAAGCTCGTCACGGACTGGATCGCACAGGGGGCGGTCGATGACACCCCCGCGAGCGCGCGGGCCGTCGTGGTCGACGCCTCGAACCCGCCGAAGTATTCCGCCCCGCCGGTCGTGACCGGGCTAGCGTTCTCGCCGGACGGCAAGGCACTCGCCACAACCGGTTACCACGAGATCCTGGTCTACGACACTGACAGGTACGCGCTCAAAGCGCGGCTCATCGGCATTTCGGAGCGCGTGCAGTCGATCGCGTACTCGCCGGACGGCAAGAAGCTCGCGGCGGTCGGCGGTGCCCCCGGGCGCTTCGGCGAAGTGCAGGTGTGGAACCCCGAGTCCGAGAAGCTCCTGATTTCCACGCCGGTCACGTTCGATACGCTCTACGGCGTGAGCTGGTCGCCCGACAGCAAAGCACTCGCGTTCGGATGCTCGGACAACACCGTTCGCGCCGTGGACGCGACGAGCGGCAAGCAAATCCTTCAGATGGGAACGCACTCGGACTGGGTGCTCGGGACGGTCTTCTCGCAGGACGGCTTGCACCTCGTCTCCGTCGGGCGCGACATGAGCATGAAGCTCACCGAAGTCCCCACGCAGCGCTTCGTAGACAACGTGACGAGCATCACCCCCGGCGCGCTGAAGGGCGGGCTGATGGCCGTCGACCGCCGGCCGATGGCCTCTTCCGCGAAGGTGCGACTGTGGTCAACGGTCCACACACTCGCGCTACCGAAACGCATGCAGAAGGTGCCCGTGGACACGCCCGGCGCGAAGCCGAACGTGTACGACGAGGTCATCATCGCGGGTTCGGACGGCAAACCACGGCTCTACAAGGTACACCGCGAGGTGAAGCGCGAGATCGGCGACGACTCGAACAAGGTGCGCGAGTATGACGCGATGCCGGGCCGTATCTCGACGCTCGCGTTCAACCCCGAAGGCACGAAGTTCGCCGCCGTCAGCAGCCTTGATGGAAAGGGCGAGGTGCGGGTGTACGACGCGAACACCGGCTCGAAGATCGTGTGCGAACGGGTGACCGGCCCAGTGTACGCGGTCGCTTGGCACCCCGGAGGGGTGGTCATCGCGTCCGCGGGCTTCGACGGCACCGTGTGGCTCCACAACGCGGCGACCGGCAAGCTCCTCCAGAGCTTCGTCGTGCTGCCGAAAAAATGA
- a CDS encoding DUF7873 family protein: MPKLNQINAVVTARKGDAEKQITELYKLIQKEQLFTGRERTYRPLDEVNGQKLPPESQRVQQRADDLIRQAREKWTELWNLVLTQDTGNQSAKADVVVDGKAVLANVPITTLLFLDKQVNDLETFVSKLPTPDPAEEWAHDPNSGLLRSKANESLRTSKEPTVIVKYDATKEHPAQTELFTKDVPVGTWTQILYSGCIAADRKNAILARVRKLQDAIKVAKEQANLLEIERQKAAEALFGYVFGE, encoded by the coding sequence GTGCCGAAACTGAACCAGATCAACGCGGTCGTCACCGCCCGCAAGGGCGACGCGGAGAAGCAGATCACCGAGCTATACAAGCTCATCCAGAAGGAGCAGCTCTTCACCGGGCGCGAGCGCACCTACCGCCCGCTTGACGAGGTCAACGGCCAGAAGTTGCCGCCCGAGAGCCAGCGCGTGCAGCAGCGTGCCGACGACCTAATCCGCCAGGCGCGCGAGAAGTGGACGGAGCTATGGAATCTCGTGCTCACGCAGGACACCGGGAACCAGTCCGCGAAGGCCGACGTCGTGGTGGACGGCAAGGCCGTGCTCGCGAACGTGCCAATCACCACGCTCCTGTTCCTCGACAAGCAGGTGAACGACCTCGAAACGTTCGTGTCGAAGCTCCCGACCCCGGATCCGGCCGAAGAGTGGGCGCACGACCCGAACAGCGGGTTGCTCCGCAGCAAGGCGAACGAGTCGTTGCGGACCAGCAAGGAACCGACGGTCATCGTGAAGTACGACGCGACGAAGGAGCACCCGGCGCAGACCGAACTGTTCACGAAGGACGTGCCGGTCGGGACGTGGACGCAGATCCTCTACAGCGGGTGCATCGCGGCGGACCGCAAGAACGCGATCCTCGCGCGCGTCCGCAAGTTGCAGGACGCGATCAAGGTCGCGAAGGAACAGGCCAACCTGTTGGAGATCGAGCGCCAGAAGGCGGCCGAGGCGCTGTTCGGCTACGTATTCGGTGAGTAG